A DNA window from Ranitomeya imitator isolate aRanImi1 chromosome 2, aRanImi1.pri, whole genome shotgun sequence contains the following coding sequences:
- the DOLK gene encoding dolichol kinase, whose protein sequence is MVNKLLLAESLVVFCIVLTIHTVVWDRFSWCALALAVQAFYVQHKWDRLLQSGGAVFQYRSSANSGLLPASMIIPLLGIVIRERCKVSGNVSFERYGVVVSATGMALAYFLSIIALGITKPVPKNTCIVSGAAGSAILYTMKNSLAVSEVIEVLEVLLIFVYLSMILLYLMPRCFTPGEALIVLGGLSFVINQLIKRSLNAVGGKGDPAEYLLLVTVMALVLLGIFFSALFFFMDSSTWTSSVFFYMMTAVLGLGVFLPWLQYLIKRHPVFWLVEFLIQSSTRLYLLGYWVLLALSAGAVVLYQNSKRTPDSKKLQVSTVTRKYFHFLAVATYIPGIIYDMQLLFVSSVACFAAFVLLEYIRYFRIRPLGQTLRNLLTLFLDERDSGPLILTHIYLLLGMSLPIWLFPRLCASSFSSPSTLLPYCGVLAVGVGDTIASICGSALGEIKWPGTKKTFEGTMMAIFAQIIAVALLLICDTNVTMNSGYVWLLGSITLVTLLEAFTTQIDNILLPLYLHIMLMI, encoded by the coding sequence ATGGTGAATAAGCTGCTGCTGGCAGAGTCTCTAGTGGTGTTCTGCATTGTATTGACCATCCATACAGTGGTGTGGGACCGCTTTTCCTGGTGTGCTCTGGCTTTGGCTGTGCAGGCGTTCTATGTGCAGCACAAATGGGACAGGTTATTACAGTCAGGTGGAGCAGTATTTCAGTACAGATCATCTGCCAACAGCGGACTTCTGCCAGCTAGCATGATCATTCCCCTGCTGGGCATCGTAATAAGAGAGAGGTGCAAAGTTTCCGGTAACGTTTCCTTTGAGAGGTATGGCGTGGTTGTATCGGCCACCGGAATGGCCTTAGCTTATTTTCTTTCCATAATTGCACTTGGCATCACAAAACCTGTGCCAAAGAATACCTGCATCGTGTCCGGTGCTGCTGGCAGTGCCATACTCTACACTATGAAGAATTCGCTGGCCGTGTCGGAAGTCATTGAGGTTCTTGAGGTGCTCCTCATCTTTGTATACCTTAGTATGATTCTACTATACCTGATGCCACGCTGCTTCACCCCTGGAGAAGCCTTGATCGTCCTCGGTGGGCTCAGCTTCGTCATTAACCAGCTTATCAAACGCTCTCTGAATGCTGTGGGTGGTAAAGGAGATCCTGCAGAATACCTACTGCTGGTCACAGTGATGGCTTTGGTCCTTCTAGGAATTTTCTTTTCGGCCTTGTTTTTTTTCATGGATTCTTCAACTTGGACTTCCTCAGTCTTTTTTTACATGATGACGGCAGTGTTAGGCTTAGGAGTCTTCTTGCCGTGGCTACAGTACCTCATCAAGAGGCACCCCGTCTTCTGGTTGGTGGAGTTCCTCATACAGAGCAGTACGCGACTTTATCTACTTGGCTACTGGGTGCTTCTTGCTTTGTCCGCTGGCGCTGTTGTGCTCTATCAGAACTCAAAACGAACTCCGGACTCGAAGAAGCTTCAAGTGTCCACCGTGACTCGCAAGTACTTTCACTTTCTTGCGGTGGCCACTTATATACCCGGTATTATATACGACATGCAGCTGCTCTTTGTCAGCTCCGTTGCTTGTTTTGCCGCCTTTGTATTACTAGAATATATACGCTACTTCCGGATCAGACCACTAGGACAGACATTAAGGAACCTGCTGACGCTTTTCCTGGACGAGAGGGACAGTGGGCCTCTGATTCTCACACACATTTACCTGCTGCTAGGGATGTCTCTTCCAATCTGGCTGTTCCCAAGACTCTGTGCATCCTCCTTTTCCAGCCCTTCTACTCTGCTTCCATATTGTGGGGTACTAGCGGTAGGAGTAGGGGACACCATTGCCTCAATTTGCGGTAGCGCCCTTGGCGAGATTAAATGGCCCGGTACCAAGAAGACATTTGAAGGCACCATGATGGCTATATTTGCCCAGATTATTGCTGTTGCCTTGCTTCTGATCTGTGACACTAACGTGACCATGAACAGTGGCTATGTGTGGTTATTGGGATCAATCACTTTGGTGACGCTATTAGAAGCGTTTACCACCCAGATAGACAATATATTGCTGCCGCTCTACCTGCACATCATGCTGATGATCTGA